In Anthonomus grandis grandis chromosome 5, icAntGran1.3, whole genome shotgun sequence, the following are encoded in one genomic region:
- the LOC126736471 gene encoding uncharacterized protein LOC126736471: MDTDKMIQLIQSCPSLWDKGCDEYKNRTIKEKCWTEITVQLNQEEWEELSSADKQKKIADVKLKWKNVRDHFRKTLQGPKSGAAAKKTKYMYADALEFLLSASKKRSTSGNISFDEEEHESQLEGHSETDSSSSQALPIPRPTPPLSPSTSTSTTVYSTSTLPKKPKMSQFQSQLLKTLEKPMPQPEIEPDNSNKLFMMSIVPFMDKLSEGDNLEFRHYVNDFFIQLRRRKRVSVPLGSGSSTSSGTSSPFPVSSASFSNSFVSSSQHTNYIQHPYSDNQTSYHQLQTNTLPSYYTQSLPSNHPSEDELI, encoded by the exons ATGGATACGGACAAAATGATCCAGTTAATTCAAAGTTGCCCCTCACTGTGGGATAAAGGATGTGATGAATATAAAAACAGAACGATAAAG gagaAATGCTGGACTGAAATTACTGTTCAATTAAATCAAGAGGAATGGGAAGAGCTTAGTTCAGCAGACAAGCAGAAAAAAA TTGCAGATGTGAAGTTGAAGTGGAAAAACGTTCGCGACCATTTCCGCAAGACACTACAAGGACCCAAAAGCGGAGCTGCGGccaaaaaaaccaaatatatgtATGCCGATGCTTTGGAGTTCCTTCTCTCAGCTTCTAAGAAAAGAAG CACTTCTGGTAACATTTCCTTCGACGAAGAGGAGCATGAATCACAATTGGAAGGACACTCAGAGACCGACTCTTCTTCATCTCAAGCACTACCTATACCTCGACCTACACCCCCGTTATCCCCTTCAACTTCAACTTCTACAACTGTTTATTCCACCTCAACTCTgccaaaaaaacctaaaatgtcGCAGTTCCAATCCCAACTGCTAAAGACCCTTGAAAAGCCAATGCCACAGCCCGAAATAGAACCAGATAATTCAAACAAATTGTTTATGATGTCCATAGTACCCTTTATGGACAAATTATCCGAAGGCGACAATTTAGAGTTCCGGCATTACGTTAACGATTTCTTCATCCAACTACGAAGGCGTAAAAGAGTTTCAGTGCCCCTCGGTTCAGGCTCAAGCACAAGCTCAGGAACCTCTTCTCCTTTTCCCGTGTCTTCTGCCTCGTTTTCCAATAGCTTTGTGTCTTCCTCCCAACATACTAATTACATTCAACACCCTTATTCCGATAACCAAACGTCGTATCATCAGCTTCAAACTAACACTCTTCCTTCCTACTACACGCAATCATTACCCAGCAATCACCCTTCTGAAGATGaacttatataa